In a genomic window of Erigeron canadensis isolate Cc75 chromosome 5, C_canadensis_v1, whole genome shotgun sequence:
- the LOC122601827 gene encoding putative pentatricopeptide repeat-containing protein At1g12700, mitochondrial, whose product MRPRNLYGKVQTQREFNQEASCLRFRLIEMENLYQVLIKSSFKGNMTITNCFLGSSSSIRHLGRRFGPHPNYNIKWRHNSSSCSLDNTRNYDRVINLNDALESFDVMIRKRPLPSVVKFTRLLHDVTQLKHYACSLYLFKQLCALGVPVNTYTAGIAIKCYHRMYRTKYGLAVLGSCFKQGVELHVSTYNTLMRGFVLNNTHLAEYLFCGFITSNRLRELNLSSYKIMIKGLCKVGSNFTAIGLLRLLDHGILDGTFKYDLSIYNTIFDGLCNDVIFIDYAFKLWKEMVHHKAIPPNVDTYNSLIRNLCRLARWDEVCRILKEMEDAKISPKLRTFNIIVDALCKQGKIAEARAVIDIMVDETSGRKYPPNAVTYNPLIDFYCWTNEVSEARRIYDSMDSQGIEPDFFTYHMFYLRYFIDKDFEKFQAFPSVGSDLSSQLSYFILCRTGLGIPRFPEEELYHSLLMKLKYDSALALFHLMNRSGLNREVEVHRILMDRASKHKRFDEERRLYHVDLLNLDMFLNNLC is encoded by the coding sequence ATGCGCCCTAGAAACCTATACGGCAAGGTACAAACGCAAAGAGAGTTTAATCAAGAAGCTAGTTGTCTACGTTTCCGGCTGATTGAGATGGAGAATCTTTATCAAGTATTAATCAAAAGTAGCTTTAAAGGTAACATGACAATAACCAACTGTTTTCTaggttcttcatcatctatCCGGCATTTAGGTCGAAGGTTTGGTCCTCATcctaattataatattaaatgGCGTCATAATTCGAGTTCTTGTTCCTTGGATAATACTCGTAATTATGATAGAGTGATCAACTTGAACGATGCACTCGAATCGTTCGATGTAATGATCCGCAAACGACCCCTTCCATCCGTCGTTAAGTTTACTCGATTGTTGCATGATGTCACCCAACTAAAACATTATGCTTGCTCCCTATATCTTTTTAAACAATTGTGTGCACTTGGTGTTCCTGTCAACACTTACACTGCCGGCATCGCCATAAAGTGTTATCATCGAATGTATCGCACCAAATACGGTCTTGCAGTCTTAGGCTCTTGCTTCAAACAAGGTGTTGAGCTTCACGTGTCCACTTATAATACACTCATGAGAGGTTTTGTTCTAAATAACACTCACCTGGCTGAGTATCTGTTCTGCGGTTTCATCACAAGTAACCGACTACGTGAACTCAACTTAAGCAGCTACAAGATTATGATTAAAGGGCTTTGTAAGGTCGGCAGTAACTTTACAGCCATCGGTTTGCTTAGGCTTCTCGATCATGGAATATTAGATGGTACTTTTAAGTATGATCTTTCCATATATAACACCATCTTTGACGGTCTCTGCAACGATGTAATATTTATTGATTATGCATTCAAGTTATGGAAAGAAATGGTCCACCACAAAGCCATCCCACCTAATGTCGACACATACAACTCTTTGATTCGTAACCTCTGTAGGTTAGCTCGTTGGGACGAGGTGTGTAGAATTCTAAAAGAAATGGAGGATGCAAAAATCTCTCCCAAACTCAGGACCTTCAATATCATAGTCGATGCACTTTGCAAACAGGGTAAGATAGCCGAAGCCCGGGCTGTTATCGACATCATGGTTGATGAGACCAGTGGACGCAAGTATCCTCCTAATGCAGTCACCTACAATCCATTGATAGATTTTTATTGTTGGACAAATGAAGTGAGTGAAGCAAGGAGAATTTATGATTCGATGGACTCCCAAGGCATCGAACCCGACTTTTTTACTTATCACATGTTTTATCTTAGGTATTTCATTGATAAAGACTTTGAAAAGTTTCAGGCTTTCCCCAGTGTTGGTTCAGACCTCTCTAGCCAATTGTCGTACTTTATACTTTGTCGCACTGGTTTAGGTATACCAAGATTTCCAGAAGAAGAACTTTATCACAGTCTGTTAATGAAACTTAAGTATGATAGTGCACTTGCTTTATTCCATCTGATGAATCGCAGCGGGCTGAATAGAGAAGTTGAGGTGCACAGAATCCTCATGGATAGGGCAAGCAAACACAagaggtttgatgaagaaaggCGTCTTTATCACGTCGACTTACTAAATTTGGATATGTTTTTGAATAACCTTTGTTAA
- the LOC122601956 gene encoding probable NADH dehydrogenase [ubiquinone] 1 alpha subcomplex subunit 5, mitochondrial, with the protein MFIRKFARASMTMMMSEGTVAAESSTAGRVGELIRIYKRTMEEIKSLPEQEGYRKAVEATTRKRLEICLEEQDPEAIEKRIGCGKFEEVVMDAKFEFKVACNLHHWDPWKKDLTYVCYIWDDDDEVAVSSIPGPIPDELYERLKALKAIAKKDEQITMDISEDSCSKQSNEMFSSVNNS; encoded by the exons ATGTTTATACGAAAGTTTGCGAGGGCAtcaatgacgatgatgatgtcAGAGGGGACGGTGGCGGCGGAATCATCAACCGCAGGCCGGGTGGGGGAACTGAtaagaatatataaaagaaCGATGGAGGAGATTAAGAGTTTACCTGAGCAAGAGGGCTATCGTAAAGCCGTTGAAGCCACCACTCGGAAACGCCTTGAGATTTGCTTAGAGGAACAGGACCCCGAAGCTATTGAGAAGCGAATCGGTTGCGGCAAATTTGAAGAAGTCGTTATGGATGCCAAATTTGAATTTAAAGTCGCTTGCAATTTGCACC ATTGGGACCCGTGGAAAAAAGACTTAACctatgtatgttatatatgggatgatgatgatgaagttgcgGTCTCCTCAATACCTGGTCCTATTCCTGATGAGTTATATGAGAGGCTTAAAGCTCTCAAAGCTATTGCTAAGAAAGATGAACAGATAACCATGGACATTTCAGAAGACTCGTGTAGCAAACAGTCCAACGAAATGTTTTCATCCGTCAACAACTCTTGA